One window of the Triticum dicoccoides isolate Atlit2015 ecotype Zavitan chromosome 3B, WEW_v2.0, whole genome shotgun sequence genome contains the following:
- the LOC119281364 gene encoding uncharacterized protein LOC119281364, whose protein sequence is MAEREGAVVKKGHEEGLKLAASLLEEFGLPLGLLPLADVIEVGFVRATGYMWIAQQKKVEHRFKMVSKQVSYDVEITGYVKTKCIKKLKGVKAKELMLWPPVNEITVDDPPTGKIVFRSLAGVTKTFPVEAFAAGQ, encoded by the coding sequence ATGGCCGAGAGGGAGGGAGCGGTGGTGAAGAAGGGGCACGAGGAGGGCCTGAAGCTGGCGGCTTCGCTGCTGGAGGAGTTCGGGCTGCCCCTGGGCCTGCTGCCGCTGGCGGACGTGATCGAGGTCGGCTTCGTGCGCGCCACCGGCTACATGTGGATCGCGCAGCAGAAGAAGGTGGAGCACCGCTTCAAGATGGTGAGCAAGCAGGTGAGCTACGACGTGGAGATCACCGGCTACGTCAAGACCAAGTGCATCAAGAAGCTCAAGGGCGTCAAGGCCAAGGAGCTCATGCTGTGGCCGCCCGTCAACGAGATCACCGTCGACGACCCGCCCACCGGCAAGATCGTCTTTAGGAGCCTCGCCGGCGTCACCAAGACCTTCCCCGTCGAGGCCTTCGCCGCGGGCCAGTAG